In Osmia bicornis bicornis chromosome 10, iOsmBic2.1, whole genome shotgun sequence, one genomic interval encodes:
- the LOC114880384 gene encoding uncharacterized protein LOC114880384 isoform X2, with protein METGSRWIPLLCWIFIVGVVQANVQSKVRCSEQWMEVDIVRSSPQARIYLQQMKDFPDEACKPQLNNGVATFRLPLLEQDMLRCGITRVVNKVTGQKVYFHRIIVEEPADSSKHTFTVKCVITEVVVKPGISIVANHTAVRRSVLPAGFQEPDVIDIRDEISESAPVPILGVGVRQGGNLVTGELNVSPGTPLQMEIFLDNGSAPVYGLLVTYMLVTDTKSQEETIIINGCSVDPYLFENFNTVDGDFLTAKFRAFKFPESTYVQFRGTVNVCLDKCQGIECSNNQIGFGRKRRAINVSNTDKNKLFEVTMSALIKVDFEEDAVVDKALSEMYIRRGKNRTKARAVIAEEVREQPAPTTIRTEERAFIAQEVKEHFKYKLTETETSGSSCRTVTLSLLFLLLCLRNFL; from the exons ATGGAGACCGGATCGCGCTGGATACCGCTTCTGTGCTGGATATTTATTGTCGGTGTGGTGCAAGCAAACG TGCAAAGCAAGGTGAGATGTTCCGAGCAATGGATGGAGGTCGACATCGTGAGGAGTAGTCCGCAGGCGAGGATATATCTGCAGCAGATGAAAGACTTTCCAG ACGAAGCTTGCAAACCGCAACTGAACAATGGCGTCGCCACTTTTCGATTACCTCTTCTGGAACAAGACATGTTACGATGCGGTATCACCAGGGTCGTTAACAAAGTCACG GGTCAAAAGGTGTACTTTCATCGTATAATAGTGGAGGAGCCAGCGGATTCCAGTAAACACACGTTCACGGTAAAGTGTGTTATCACCGAGGTGGTTGTGAAACCTGGAATTTCGATCGTCGCCAATCATACCGCGGTTCGACGAAGCGTCCTTCCAGCAGGATTTCAGGAACCCGA CGTGATCGACATCAGGGATGAAATCTCCGAGTCGGCACCGGTACCGATTTTGGGAGTCGGTGTCAGACAAGGAGGAAATCTGGTCACCGGAGAATTAAACGTCAGTCCAGGAACACCTTTGCAAATGGAAATCTTTCTGGACAATGGATCCGCGCCAGTGTACGGATTACTGGTTACCTACATGTTGGTCACCGACACTAAATCTCAGGAAGAAACTATAATCATTAACGG CTGCTCCGTGGATCCGTATCTCTTCGAGAACTTCAACACGGTGGACGGCGACTTCCTGACGGCGAAATTCCGTGCTTTCAAATTCCCGGAAAGCACTTACGTTCAGTTTCGCGGTACCGTTAACGTCTGTTTGGACAAGTGCCAAGGG ATCGAGTGCAGCAACAATCAAATAGGATTTGGGAGGAAAAGAAGAGCCATAAACGTGTCGAATACCGATAAGAACAAATTGTTCGAAGTGACAATGTCCGCTTTGATCAAAGTCGATTTCGAAGAGGACGCTGTGGTGGACAAAG CCTTGTCTGAAATGTACATCAGAAGAGGAAAGAACAGGACGAAAGCGAGAGCTGTTATCGCCGAAGAAGTCCGAGAACAACCGGCTCCGACGACCATCAGGACCGAAGAGAGAGCTTTCATAGCGCAAGAAGTCAAAGAACATTTCAAGTACAAGCTTACAGAGACGGAGACGAGTGGTTCGTCGTGTAGAACGGTGACCTTATCCCTTCTTTTCCTCCTCCTCTGCCTCCGCAATTTTCTGTAA
- the LOC114880378 gene encoding uncharacterized protein LOC114880378, which produces MIYSIPLLLLPLRTLLAIAALPTLGYVDRHRLETYENLSEESNDFDLFANLTFRFSCEGKQTGLYADLDYDCRIFHACDDSGKGFPVICPNNSLFDQRERICTDKEPVDCEHADEWFYLNELPYSMEVNEEDDAKSKEKKEESSKSQEKEVPSVLPLLLS; this is translated from the exons ATGATTTATTCTATACCACTGCTGCTTCTTCCGCTTC GAACGTTGCTCGCAATCGCCGCTTTACCAACTCTTGGTTACGTG GACCGACACCGTTTGGAAACTTACGAGAATCTGTCCGAAGAATCAAACGATTTCGATCTCTTTGCGAATTTGACGTTCCGATTCTCTTGCGAAGGAAAACAGACCGGTTTGTACGCGGATTTGGACTACGATTGTCGAATTTTTCATGCCTGCGACGATTCTGGAAAAGGTTTTCCCGTCATTTGTCCAAATAATTCATTGTTTGATCAAAGGGAACGAATCTGTACCGACAAAGAACCGGTCGACTGCGAACACGCGGACGAATG GTTCTATTTGAACGAGTTGCCGTATTCTATGGAAGTGAACGAAGAAGACGATGCAAAGTcgaaggagaaaaaagaagagagctCGAAATCGCAAGAGAAAGAAGTGCCTTCGGTATTACCTCTCTTGTTATCGTGA
- the LOC114880384 gene encoding uncharacterized protein LOC114880384 isoform X3: MERHVRLSSGPFFSTFQIVSVQSKVRCSEQWMEVDIVRSSPQARIYLQQMKDFPDEACKPQLNNGVATFRLPLLEQDMLRCGITRVVNKVTGQKVYFHRIIVEEPADSSKHTFTVKCVITEVVVKPGISIVANHTAVRRSVLPAGFQEPDVIDIRDEISESAPVPILGVGVRQGGNLVTGELNVSPGTPLQMEIFLDNGSAPVYGLLVTYMLVTDTKSQEETIIINGCSVDPYLFENFNTVDGDFLTAKFRAFKFPESTYVQFRGTVNVCLDKCQGIECSNNQIGFGRKRRAINVSNTDKNKLFEVTMSALIKVDFEEDAVVDKALSEMYIRRGKNRTKARAVIAEEVREQPAPTTIRTEERAFIAQEVKEHFKYKLTETETSGSSCRTVTLSLLFLLLCLRNFL; encoded by the exons ATGGAGCGTCACGTTCGACTTTCTTCGGGACCGTTTTTCTCTACCTTTCAAATCGTCTCAG TGCAAAGCAAGGTGAGATGTTCCGAGCAATGGATGGAGGTCGACATCGTGAGGAGTAGTCCGCAGGCGAGGATATATCTGCAGCAGATGAAAGACTTTCCAG ACGAAGCTTGCAAACCGCAACTGAACAATGGCGTCGCCACTTTTCGATTACCTCTTCTGGAACAAGACATGTTACGATGCGGTATCACCAGGGTCGTTAACAAAGTCACG GGTCAAAAGGTGTACTTTCATCGTATAATAGTGGAGGAGCCAGCGGATTCCAGTAAACACACGTTCACGGTAAAGTGTGTTATCACCGAGGTGGTTGTGAAACCTGGAATTTCGATCGTCGCCAATCATACCGCGGTTCGACGAAGCGTCCTTCCAGCAGGATTTCAGGAACCCGA CGTGATCGACATCAGGGATGAAATCTCCGAGTCGGCACCGGTACCGATTTTGGGAGTCGGTGTCAGACAAGGAGGAAATCTGGTCACCGGAGAATTAAACGTCAGTCCAGGAACACCTTTGCAAATGGAAATCTTTCTGGACAATGGATCCGCGCCAGTGTACGGATTACTGGTTACCTACATGTTGGTCACCGACACTAAATCTCAGGAAGAAACTATAATCATTAACGG CTGCTCCGTGGATCCGTATCTCTTCGAGAACTTCAACACGGTGGACGGCGACTTCCTGACGGCGAAATTCCGTGCTTTCAAATTCCCGGAAAGCACTTACGTTCAGTTTCGCGGTACCGTTAACGTCTGTTTGGACAAGTGCCAAGGG ATCGAGTGCAGCAACAATCAAATAGGATTTGGGAGGAAAAGAAGAGCCATAAACGTGTCGAATACCGATAAGAACAAATTGTTCGAAGTGACAATGTCCGCTTTGATCAAAGTCGATTTCGAAGAGGACGCTGTGGTGGACAAAG CCTTGTCTGAAATGTACATCAGAAGAGGAAAGAACAGGACGAAAGCGAGAGCTGTTATCGCCGAAGAAGTCCGAGAACAACCGGCTCCGACGACCATCAGGACCGAAGAGAGAGCTTTCATAGCGCAAGAAGTCAAAGAACATTTCAAGTACAAGCTTACAGAGACGGAGACGAGTGGTTCGTCGTGTAGAACGGTGACCTTATCCCTTCTTTTCCTCCTCCTCTGCCTCCGCAATTTTCTGTAA
- the LOC114880384 gene encoding uncharacterized protein LOC114880384 isoform X4, producing the protein MEVDIVRSSPQARIYLQQMKDFPDEACKPQLNNGVATFRLPLLEQDMLRCGITRVVNKVTGQKVYFHRIIVEEPADSSKHTFTVKCVITEVVVKPGISIVANHTAVRRSVLPAGFQEPDVIDIRDEISESAPVPILGVGVRQGGNLVTGELNVSPGTPLQMEIFLDNGSAPVYGLLVTYMLVTDTKSQEETIIINGCSVDPYLFENFNTVDGDFLTAKFRAFKFPESTYVQFRGTVNVCLDKCQGIECSNNQIGFGRKRRAINVSNTDKNKLFEVTMSALIKVDFEEDAVVDKALSEMYIRRGKNRTKARAVIAEEVREQPAPTTIRTEERAFIAQEVKEHFKYKLTETETSGSSCRTVTLSLLFLLLCLRNFL; encoded by the exons ATGGAGGTCGACATCGTGAGGAGTAGTCCGCAGGCGAGGATATATCTGCAGCAGATGAAAGACTTTCCAG ACGAAGCTTGCAAACCGCAACTGAACAATGGCGTCGCCACTTTTCGATTACCTCTTCTGGAACAAGACATGTTACGATGCGGTATCACCAGGGTCGTTAACAAAGTCACG GGTCAAAAGGTGTACTTTCATCGTATAATAGTGGAGGAGCCAGCGGATTCCAGTAAACACACGTTCACGGTAAAGTGTGTTATCACCGAGGTGGTTGTGAAACCTGGAATTTCGATCGTCGCCAATCATACCGCGGTTCGACGAAGCGTCCTTCCAGCAGGATTTCAGGAACCCGA CGTGATCGACATCAGGGATGAAATCTCCGAGTCGGCACCGGTACCGATTTTGGGAGTCGGTGTCAGACAAGGAGGAAATCTGGTCACCGGAGAATTAAACGTCAGTCCAGGAACACCTTTGCAAATGGAAATCTTTCTGGACAATGGATCCGCGCCAGTGTACGGATTACTGGTTACCTACATGTTGGTCACCGACACTAAATCTCAGGAAGAAACTATAATCATTAACGG CTGCTCCGTGGATCCGTATCTCTTCGAGAACTTCAACACGGTGGACGGCGACTTCCTGACGGCGAAATTCCGTGCTTTCAAATTCCCGGAAAGCACTTACGTTCAGTTTCGCGGTACCGTTAACGTCTGTTTGGACAAGTGCCAAGGG ATCGAGTGCAGCAACAATCAAATAGGATTTGGGAGGAAAAGAAGAGCCATAAACGTGTCGAATACCGATAAGAACAAATTGTTCGAAGTGACAATGTCCGCTTTGATCAAAGTCGATTTCGAAGAGGACGCTGTGGTGGACAAAG CCTTGTCTGAAATGTACATCAGAAGAGGAAAGAACAGGACGAAAGCGAGAGCTGTTATCGCCGAAGAAGTCCGAGAACAACCGGCTCCGACGACCATCAGGACCGAAGAGAGAGCTTTCATAGCGCAAGAAGTCAAAGAACATTTCAAGTACAAGCTTACAGAGACGGAGACGAGTGGTTCGTCGTGTAGAACGGTGACCTTATCCCTTCTTTTCCTCCTCCTCTGCCTCCGCAATTTTCTGTAA
- the LOC114880383 gene encoding methylcrotonoyl-CoA carboxylase beta chain, mitochondrial, translated as MLRNCNFLTKNLRYIARGFHDEGTVIGSTHDANSSEYQENYIQMKAVVDTLKETVGKIVEGGGHKAKERHTKKGKLLPRDRINKLLDPTSPFLEFSQLAGYEMYEKEEVPAGGIITGIGRIEGTECVIIANDATVKGGSYYPITIKKHLRAQEIAEENDLPCIYLVDSGGANLPRQTDVFPDKMHFGRAFYNQANMSAKGIAQIAVVMGSCTAGGAYVPAMADENVIVAKQGTIFLAGPPLVKASTGEDVSAEELGGAALHCRKSGVTDHQAKDDNHALYLTRQVVKDLNRQRPMHVNLEKQIEIPVHAIDEIYGIVGTNLKRPYDVREVIARIVDGSKFREFKALYGETLVTGFARIYGYPVGIVANNGVLFSESALKGAHFVQLCAQRKIPLIFLQNITGFMVGKEAEAGGIAKNGAKMVNAVACAKVPKITVMIGGSYGAGNYGMCGRSYSPRFVYSWPNARISVMGGEQAAGVMAQITKDQRAREGKEYTTEEEEKLKNTIINQFENESNPYYSSARLWDDGVIDPIDTRVVLGLSLSAALNAPIPESNFGIFRM; from the exons ATGCTacgaaattgtaattttttaacaaaaaacttGCGCTACATCGCAAGAGGGTTTCACGATGAAGGTACTGTTATCGGCAGTACGCACGACGCCAACTCGTCAGAATACCAG gaaaattatattcaaatgaAAGCTGTGGTGGACACGTTAAAAGAGACGGTCGGAAAAATCGTAGAAGGTGGAGGACACAAGGCAAAGGAAAGACAcacgaaaaaaggaaaactaTTACCACGAGATAGAATTAACAAGCTTCTTGATCCAACATCCCCTTTTCTCGAATTCTCTCAATTAGCAGGTTACGAAATGTACGAGAAAGAAGAAGTACCAGCAGGTGGAATTATCACAGGCATTGGTAGAATAGAAGG AACCGAATGCGTGATAATTGCAAACGATGCGACCGTGAAAGGTGGCTCTTACTACCCAATCACTATAAAAAAGCATCTAAGAGCGCAGGAAATCGCAGAAGAGAATGATTTGCCCTGTATATATTTAGTAGATAGCGGTGGAGCAAATTTGCCCAGACAAACAGACGTTTTTCCAGATAAAATGCATTTCGGTAGAGCGTTTTACAATCAGGCAAACATGAGCGCAAAGGGGATCGCTCAGATCGCTGTGGTCATGGGAAGTTGTACAGCAG gAGGCGCGTACGTGCCAGCTATGGCGGATGAGAACGTGATCGTGGCGAAGCAGGGTACCATCTTTTTAGCGGGACCACCGTTGGTGAAAGCATCGACTGGTGAGGACGTTTCCGCCGAAGAATTGGGTGGTGCCGCGCTTCATTGCCG GAAGTCCGGTGTTACCGATCATCAAGCCAAAGACGACAACCATGCCCTGTATCTAACTCGCCAGGTCGTCAAAGATTTGAACAGACAGAGACCTATGCACGTGAATTTAGAGAAACAGATCGAGATACCCGTACATGCTATCGATGAAATTTATGGTATCGTTGGTACCAATCTGAAGCGACCTTACGACGTGAGAGAAGTGATCGCGAGGATCGTTGACGGCTCCAAGTTTCGCGAATTCAAAGCTCTGTACGGGGAAACCTTGGTTACAGGATTCGCGAGGATTTACGGCTATCCCGTAGGAATAGTCGCGAACAATGGGGTGCTGTTTTCCGAGAGCGCGTTGAAGGGTGCACATTTCGTGCAACTTTGCGCTCAAAGGAAGATACCACTTATTTTCTTACAAAACATTACAG GGTTTATGGTGGGTAAGGAGGCGGAAGCTGGGGGCATCGCAAAAAACGGAGCGAAAATGGTGAACGCCGTGGCCTGTGCCAAAGTACCGAAAATTACGGTGATGATCGGAGGCTCCTATGGAGCTGGAAATTATG GCATGTGTGGAAGATCCTACTCTCCGAGATTCGTCTATTCGTGGCCTAACGCCAGAATATCCGTGATGGGAGGGGAACAAGCTGCCGGAGTGATGGCACAAATTACGAAGGATCAACGTGCACGGGAAGGAAAAGAG TATACCacggaagaggaagagaaattGAAGAACACGATTATCAATCAGTTTGAAAACGAAAGCAACCCGTACTATTCTAGTGCCAG acTATGGGACGATGGCGTGATCGATCCTATCGATACCAGAGTGGTACTCGGTCTCAGTTTATCCGCTGCACTGAACGCGCCCATACCCGAAAgcaattttggaatttttagaatgtaa
- the LOC114880385 gene encoding insulin-like growth factor-binding protein complex acid labile subunit → MILLPLLWLLLVLSAMGGYVPPGPRFRCPKEAKYVYPCVCVRGSDRGLYVHCENTNLASLSLAFSNLGNEGMPIEELVLYRCNIGRFYGPALYPLDVRVLRFIDTPLRLIEEHSFLGVNRTLQELYVVNSTLEKFPRQALQILGNLSILSIAGHRISTLPVDSFADSAAAAKIEKLEITNGTLTSLPVEALAPLKKLKRLDLHKNEIKELKRNQFKGLRDTEFLDLSHNLINKLDGSHLADLTKMGWCNLSHNAIADLKRGTFARNSLLKVLNLSHNKIRKLDSNTFRGMRFLVRLYLSDNQINDVGRGTFGPITRIGTIDLARNFIKKIDFQMFNQLQFVEVLDVSENFVTVIEKLSFKDLYLTKINLSHNEISKIEPGAFENCVNMTMLDLSYNKLENISRYSFDSSTYATELQLSYNQFTALNQVPLHNMTGLKVLNVSHNLIQSVPRQTFPKLYELHTIDLSHNNLSEIHNAIFQTLFSLRFLNLSYNSLEKIKPSTFGPLPTLLDLDMSYNKLNDVARGSLTRLPSCRTLTVRNNRLTKIFQLPISLGSLDFSENLLEEIPTMDVWPSMNALLYLDLAGNRLGDNLKQGSFENLLTLRSLNLRSNNMTRPPWEALSTLTSLQYLYMQDNQLTELSKAAFGRLPIVFELNLANNKIRNVTTRAFEGLLQLLTLNLTDNELSYIPNGAFQGLVSLRTLDLSHNKLEKLDNKTHGLLDDCLSLERVNLSHNSISFVTRKTFPNDPWIPYRLKEIDLSYNTMPVLNFELTVGAKKVQYLNVSHNNLNEIRRYVIGNLTAMETLDLSYNDINDLSEPDIFELPTNLTNLYLSHNQLTYVPLNKILPLTKLKVLDLESNAIGVFNDAFMKIIKNGTILRYSGNQLQCDCYVRPLKRWLSTHTEIPEEWSNVTCDSPNYLAKKRIVEVTEDLMGCGERDVKEYPEFDITPDVKYRDIEYNEEEKSWKATWYVTSREDIGDFYVVVRESGSSKSAIEKDLVYSERSFKIQDLQDSGSKYELCVLARDSEGNVKHFRNSQCQILTQHVADSSARFAVNAFLILIAMSFGILA, encoded by the exons ATGATACTCTTGCCGTTGTTATGGCTTTTGTTGGTGCTGTCCGCGATGGGTGGATACGTGCCACCCGGGCCACGGTTCAGGTGTCCAAAGGAAGCCAAATACGTCTATCCATGCGTGTGCGTTCGAGGCAGCGACAGGGGACTTTACGTCCACTGCGAGAACACGAATCTGGCCAGTTTGAGCTTGGCCTTCTCGAATCTGGGCAACGAGGGTATGCCCATCGAGGAACTCGTTTTGTATAGATGTAACATAG GACGGTTCTACGGGCCGGCACTTTATCCTTTGGACGTTCGAGTGCTGAGATTCATCGACACTCCATTGAGATTGATCGAAGAACACAGCTTTCTGGGTGTCAACAGAACGCTCCAGGAGCTGTACGTGGTGAACAGTACCCTGGAGAAATTTCCTCGTCAAGCGTTGCAGATTTTAGGAAACCTGAGCATCCTCAGCATCGCCGGACATCGAATCTCCACTTTGCCGGTGGATAGTTTCGCCGATAGCGCGGCAGCCGCAAAAATCGAGAAACTGGAGATTACTAACG GGACTCTTACATCTCTACCCGTGGAAGCGCTGGCACCTCTGAAGAAACTGAAGAGGTTGGATCTtcacaaaaatgaaatcaaagaGTTGAAAAGAAATCAATTTAAAGGTCTGAGGGATACGGAATTTTTGGATCTCTCTCACAATTTGATTAACAAACTAGACGGTTCACATTTGGCCGATCTCACGAAAATGGGCTGGTGCAATCTGTCTCACAACGCGATCGCAGATCTGAAGAG AGGAACGTTCGCGAGAAATTCTTTGCTGAAAGTGCTCAATCTGAGCCACAATAAAATCAGGAAACTCGACTCGAACACTTTCCGCGGGATGCGATTTTTGGTAAGATTGTACCTGAGTGACAATCAGATCAACGATGTGGGTAGAGGAACTTTCGGACCGATCACTAGGATAGGCACCATAGACCTGGCCAGGAATTTCATCAAGAAGATCGATTTCCAGATGTTCAATCAACTCCAGTTCGTAGAG GTACTGGACGTTTCTGAGAACTTTGTCACGGTCATAGAGAAATTGTCTTTCAAGGATCTCTATCTGACGAAAATCAACCTGTCGCATAATGAGATTTCGAAGATAGAGCCGGGAGCGTTTGAGAACTGCGTAAACATGACGATGCTGGATTTGAGTTACAATAAACTGGAGAACATTTCCAGGTATTCGTTCGACAGCTCGACCTACGCCACGGAATTGCAATTGAGTTACAATCAATTCACCGCGCTGAACCAG GTGCCGTTGCACAACATGACCGGTCTGAAAGTTCTGAACGTGTCGCACAATTTGATACAGTCGGTGCCTCGTCAGACGTTCCCGAAACTCTACGAGCTCCACACGATCGATCTGTCGCATAACAACTTGTCCGAAATACATAATGCGATCTTTCAGACTCTGTTCAGCCTTCGATTTCTGAATTTGTCCTACAATTCTCTGGAAAAGATCAAACCGTCCACGTTTGGCCCGTTACCGACATTACTGGATCTGGACATGAGTTATAATAAATTGAACGACGTCGCTCGCGGTAGTTTGACCAGGTTACCGAGTTGCAG GACTCTGACGGTGAGGAACAATCGACTGACAAAGATCTTTCAGCTACCGATTTCCTTGGGTTCGTTGGACTTTTCTGAAAATCTGCTGGAGGAGATACCCACGATGGACGTGTGGCCGTCGATGAACGCTCTGCTTTATTTGGACCTAGCTGGAAATCGACTGGGGGATAATCTTAAGCAAGGAAGCTTTGAAAACCTGTTAACCTTGAGGAGTTTGAACCTGCGCTCGAACAACATGACCAGGCCACCTTGGGAGGCACTTAGCACCCTGACCAGCTTGCAGTATCTTTACATGCAG GACAATCAGCTGACGGAACTGAGTAAGGCAGCGTTTGGACGTCTTCCAATCGTGTTCGAATTGAATCTGGCAAATAATAAGATACGAAACGTGACCACACGAGCATTCGAAGGGTTGTTGCAGTTGTTGACACTGAATCTGACAGACAACGAACTAAGTTACATTCCAAATGGAGCGTTCCAAGGTCTCGTCTCCCTTAGGACACTAGATCTTTCTCATAACAAGCTGGAGAAGCTGGATAATAAAACTCATGGACTTTTGGACGATTGTCTATCTCTGGAGAGGGTCAATCTAAGTCACAATAGTATCTCTTTCGTCACTAGAAAAACTTTCCCAAATGATCCATGGATTCCTTATAGATTGAAAGAGATCGATCTGTCTTATAACACAATGCCTGTGCTCAATTTTGAACTCACTGTTGGAGCAAAGAAGGTTCAGTATTTGAACGTCAGTCACAATAATCTCAATGAAATTCGAAGAT ATGTGATTGGGAATTTGACGGCTATGGAAACGTTGGATCTATCCTACAACGATATCAACGATCTCTCCGAACCGGATATCTTCGAACTACCTACGAATCTGACTAATCTCTATCTGAGTCACAACCAATTGACTTACGTTCCCTTGAACAAAATCCTGCCGTTGACGAAATTGAAGGTCCTCGATTTGGAATCGAACGCAATCGGTGTTTTCAATGACGCCTTtatgaaaatcataaaaaacGGCACGATACTTCGATATTCCG GAAATCAATTACAGTGTGATTGTTACGTGAGGCCTCTGAAGAGGTGGCTCAGCACCCACACGGAAATTCCAGAGGAATGGTCGAACGTCACCTGTGATTCACCGAATTACCTTGCAAAGAAACGGATAGTCGAAGTGACGGAAGATTTGATGGGCTGCGGGGAGAGGGATGTGAAAGAGTATCCGGAATTCGACATTACTCCAGACGTGAAGTATCGAGACATCGAGTA CAACGAAGAGGAGAAGAGCTGGAAGGCAACGTGGTACGTGACATCGAGAGAAGACATCGGTGATTTCTACGTGGTGGTGCGGGAATCTGGGAGCAGCAAGTCCGCTATCGAGAAGGATCTCGTCTACAGCGAGAGGTCTTTTAAAATTCAGGACCTGCAGGATTCCGGGAGCAAGTACGAGCTGTGCGTACTCGCGAGGGACTCCGAGGGGAACGTGAAACACTTTCGTAATTCGCAGTGTCAGATTTTAACGCAGCACGTGGCCGACTCGTCGGCGAGGTTCGCGGTGAACGCGTTCCTGATCCTAATCGCAATGTCCTTTGGCATTCTAGCGTGA
- the LOC114880384 gene encoding uncharacterized protein LOC114880384 isoform X1: MNDTVDGKKRICRGNHRVRRTVRIEMRKEELPEGREKKKGRNTNDSRHGSGRGPRLFESASRERTSREGFEVQSKVRCSEQWMEVDIVRSSPQARIYLQQMKDFPDEACKPQLNNGVATFRLPLLEQDMLRCGITRVVNKVTGQKVYFHRIIVEEPADSSKHTFTVKCVITEVVVKPGISIVANHTAVRRSVLPAGFQEPDVIDIRDEISESAPVPILGVGVRQGGNLVTGELNVSPGTPLQMEIFLDNGSAPVYGLLVTYMLVTDTKSQEETIIINGCSVDPYLFENFNTVDGDFLTAKFRAFKFPESTYVQFRGTVNVCLDKCQGIECSNNQIGFGRKRRAINVSNTDKNKLFEVTMSALIKVDFEEDAVVDKALSEMYIRRGKNRTKARAVIAEEVREQPAPTTIRTEERAFIAQEVKEHFKYKLTETETSGSSCRTVTLSLLFLLLCLRNFL, translated from the exons ATGAATGATACGGTGGACGGGAAGAAAAGGATCTGTCGCGGTAACCATCGTGTAAGGAGGACGGTGCGGATCGAAATGCGAAAAGAAGAGCTACCAGagggaagagagaaaaaaaaaggaagaaacacGAACGATTCTCGGCATGGCAGTGGTCGGGGACCGAGGCTCTTTGAATCTGCTAGCCGAGAAAGAACGAGTCGCGAAGGCTTCGAGG TGCAAAGCAAGGTGAGATGTTCCGAGCAATGGATGGAGGTCGACATCGTGAGGAGTAGTCCGCAGGCGAGGATATATCTGCAGCAGATGAAAGACTTTCCAG ACGAAGCTTGCAAACCGCAACTGAACAATGGCGTCGCCACTTTTCGATTACCTCTTCTGGAACAAGACATGTTACGATGCGGTATCACCAGGGTCGTTAACAAAGTCACG GGTCAAAAGGTGTACTTTCATCGTATAATAGTGGAGGAGCCAGCGGATTCCAGTAAACACACGTTCACGGTAAAGTGTGTTATCACCGAGGTGGTTGTGAAACCTGGAATTTCGATCGTCGCCAATCATACCGCGGTTCGACGAAGCGTCCTTCCAGCAGGATTTCAGGAACCCGA CGTGATCGACATCAGGGATGAAATCTCCGAGTCGGCACCGGTACCGATTTTGGGAGTCGGTGTCAGACAAGGAGGAAATCTGGTCACCGGAGAATTAAACGTCAGTCCAGGAACACCTTTGCAAATGGAAATCTTTCTGGACAATGGATCCGCGCCAGTGTACGGATTACTGGTTACCTACATGTTGGTCACCGACACTAAATCTCAGGAAGAAACTATAATCATTAACGG CTGCTCCGTGGATCCGTATCTCTTCGAGAACTTCAACACGGTGGACGGCGACTTCCTGACGGCGAAATTCCGTGCTTTCAAATTCCCGGAAAGCACTTACGTTCAGTTTCGCGGTACCGTTAACGTCTGTTTGGACAAGTGCCAAGGG ATCGAGTGCAGCAACAATCAAATAGGATTTGGGAGGAAAAGAAGAGCCATAAACGTGTCGAATACCGATAAGAACAAATTGTTCGAAGTGACAATGTCCGCTTTGATCAAAGTCGATTTCGAAGAGGACGCTGTGGTGGACAAAG CCTTGTCTGAAATGTACATCAGAAGAGGAAAGAACAGGACGAAAGCGAGAGCTGTTATCGCCGAAGAAGTCCGAGAACAACCGGCTCCGACGACCATCAGGACCGAAGAGAGAGCTTTCATAGCGCAAGAAGTCAAAGAACATTTCAAGTACAAGCTTACAGAGACGGAGACGAGTGGTTCGTCGTGTAGAACGGTGACCTTATCCCTTCTTTTCCTCCTCCTCTGCCTCCGCAATTTTCTGTAA